Proteins co-encoded in one Gopherus evgoodei ecotype Sinaloan lineage chromosome 4, rGopEvg1_v1.p, whole genome shotgun sequence genomic window:
- the LOC115651160 gene encoding uncharacterized protein LOC115651160 yields the protein MDSFTTPVRASDFVLPPRVFDRPRRKRYISDSSEEEVVTAGSPLAQPLLDTPESDPETLVRHPKEPDDLSLSTPSDRRLGESPVDKANGKDGTQELDDAFLEDPEPLDSVASSSEDEPGPPCFCSTPIQIVEEGSEDDGFEEFRRRLGIELSEPVPRRERKKVMRIIVRVAVYAVLKHCLREKLFEDCEGCVIDAPAQRHHDCVMLCNVCA from the exons atggactcctttaccACCCCCGTTAGAGCTTCGGACTTTGTTTTACCCCCGAGAGTCTTTGACCGTCCACGGAGAAAACGTTACATCAGCGACAGTTCTGAGGAGGAGGTTGTGACTGCGGGGAGCCCTTTGGCCCAGCCGTTGTTGGATACGCCGGAATCCGACCCCGAAACTCTTGTGAGACATCCCAAAGAGCCTGATGAcctctctttgtccacccccTCAGATCGCCGCTTGGGAGAGTCACCGGTGGACAAGGCAAATGGAAAAGATGGCACTCAG GAGCTCgacgatgcctttctagaggacccagagcccctggacagcGTTGCATCAAGCAGTGAAGATGAACCGGGCCCACCATGTTTTTGCTCAACACCaatacaaattgttgaagaggGCTCCGAGGATGATGGGTTTGAAGAGTTTAGGAGGAGGCTAGGCATAGAACTGTCCGAGCCAGTGCCACGTCGTGAGCGTAAAAAAGTTATGCGGATTATTGTACGcgttgctgtttatgctgtccttaaacactgccttagggaaaagctttttgaagattgtgagggctgtgTCATTGATGCGCCAGCCCAACGGCACCATGACTGT GTTATGctatgcaatgtctgtgcctaa